The Vibrio agarivorans genome window below encodes:
- a CDS encoding type II secretion system protein N: MRRIILISLLCLVVFLVSVIAHVPASFALSYLPKQVAQIEGVSGTIWNGQAQRVSAQGQQIGSLQWQVKPSSLLTGRLEADIRFGRGSAIDLRGRGSVGVGLSGPYAKQFVASVPASYVMSQLPMPVPIDAIGQVELTMRDYQFDQPYCASAEGTIAWAAGELSTPVGPILLGPVIADITCQDSQWQVNGALASSQVSGEFSATLESNNRYDSQGWFKPEAEFPAILSSQLSLVGQPDNQGRYQLSQKGRF, translated from the coding sequence ATGCGCCGTATTATTCTCATCTCACTCTTGTGTCTCGTTGTTTTCTTGGTGAGTGTGATTGCGCATGTTCCTGCCAGCTTTGCTTTAAGTTATCTGCCTAAGCAAGTCGCTCAAATTGAGGGCGTCTCGGGAACGATTTGGAATGGTCAGGCTCAGCGCGTTTCCGCGCAGGGTCAGCAGATAGGTTCACTGCAGTGGCAGGTGAAGCCTTCTTCTCTATTGACGGGCCGTCTTGAAGCCGATATCCGCTTTGGTCGTGGTAGTGCGATAGATTTACGTGGTCGAGGCTCGGTAGGCGTGGGGCTATCTGGCCCTTATGCAAAACAGTTTGTTGCATCAGTACCTGCTTCTTATGTGATGTCACAACTGCCGATGCCGGTGCCAATCGATGCGATTGGTCAAGTTGAGCTAACGATGCGTGATTATCAGTTTGATCAACCCTACTGTGCGTCAGCAGAGGGCACTATAGCATGGGCAGCAGGCGAGTTAAGCACGCCAGTGGGTCCTATTTTGTTAGGCCCAGTGATCGCCGATATCACGTGCCAAGACAGTCAATGGCAAGTTAATGGCGCTTTAGCCAGCAGCCAAGTCAGTGGTGAGTTCAGCGCAACGCTAGAGTCGAACAACCGCTATGACTCACAAGGCTGGTTTAAGCCAGAGGCAGAATTTCCAGCTATCCTATCAAGCCAGCTAAGTTTGGTAGGCCAACCTGATAACCAAGGTCGTTATCAGTTGAGCCAGAAGGGTAGGTTTTAG
- the gspJ gene encoding type II secretion system minor pseudopilin GspJ, which yields MSRRVSSLPVNKTQRGFTLIEVLVAIAIFASLSVGAYQVLNQVQQSNELSMQRSERLKEIQRALVMMDNDFRQMATRTMRTNGEEPSSALLFWQDYLLDSDTKGLVFTRLGWHNPEQQFPRGEVTKVGYRTQEQVLERAWWRYPDTPVGQEPIVAPLLSGVESFEVTFYNGSEWLKEWTVSNRLPRAVSVTLELEDYGEIERIYLTSGGQLTNSGGETDG from the coding sequence ATGTCCCGTAGAGTTAGCTCATTGCCTGTAAATAAAACTCAACGCGGTTTCACTTTAATTGAAGTGCTGGTGGCTATCGCTATTTTTGCCAGTTTAAGTGTTGGCGCATACCAAGTGCTTAATCAGGTGCAACAGAGTAATGAGCTGTCGATGCAGCGTAGTGAGCGACTGAAAGAAATTCAGCGTGCGCTGGTTATGATGGACAATGATTTTCGTCAGATGGCAACGCGTACGATGCGCACCAATGGTGAAGAGCCAAGTTCTGCTCTGCTTTTTTGGCAAGACTACCTACTTGATTCTGATACCAAAGGTCTCGTATTTACGCGTTTGGGTTGGCATAACCCAGAGCAGCAGTTCCCTCGCGGAGAGGTGACAAAGGTCGGATATCGCACACAAGAGCAAGTGCTTGAGCGTGCTTGGTGGCGCTACCCTGATACGCCGGTAGGGCAAGAGCCCATCGTTGCCCCACTGCTTAGTGGTGTTGAGAGTTTTGAAGTGACCTTTTACAACGGCTCTGAATGGCTTAAAGAGTGGACGGTCTCCAACCGACTGCCTCGCGCAGTGTCGGTCACTTTGGAGTTAGAAGATTATGGTGAAATAGAGCGAATCTACCTCACCTCTGGTGGCCAATTGACAAATTCGGGCGGTGAGACGGATGGTTAA
- the gspG gene encoding type II secretion system major pseudopilin GspG has product MRNKLKKQSGFTLLEVMVVVVILGILASFVVPNLLGNKEKADQQKAITDIVALENALDMYKLDNSVYPTTDQGLEALVTKPSNPEPRNYRDNGYIRRLPKDPWGNDYQYLSPGDNGTIDIFTLGADGQEGGEGAAADIGNWNLQDFQ; this is encoded by the coding sequence ATGAGAAACAAACTAAAGAAACAATCAGGTTTTACCCTGCTAGAGGTAATGGTGGTTGTGGTTATTTTGGGTATTTTGGCGAGCTTTGTTGTGCCAAACCTATTGGGTAACAAAGAGAAAGCGGACCAACAGAAAGCGATCACCGATATTGTTGCTTTAGAAAATGCCTTAGATATGTACAAGTTAGATAACAGCGTGTACCCAACAACAGACCAAGGCCTTGAAGCGCTTGTGACTAAGCCAAGCAATCCAGAGCCACGTAATTACCGTGACAATGGTTATATCCGTCGCCTACCAAAAGACCCTTGGGGTAACGATTACCAATACCTAAGCCCTGGTGATAACGGCACAATTGATATCTTCACCCTAGGTGCGGATGGTCAAGAAGGTGGCGAAGGCGCTGCTGCTGATATCGGTAACTGGAATCTGCAAGACTTCCAGTAA
- the gspH gene encoding type II secretion system minor pseudopilin GspH, translating to MFFVSNPSKLSRSNGFTLLELLLVLVLVSVSAVAVISTFVNSTEDQAKEESQRLFLQLQLLNDEALLSGHNYGLRIDEKQNRIHLMSLGDEGWQAMELEGMANEIALPDSLMMSMALGGDVWSNNESLFNPGSLFDEDMFADVENDSKPRPPQIFILSSGEITPFSLNILANDEQVNDDNWRIVVAENGVIHRLAPGEPAPGEE from the coding sequence GTGTTTTTTGTCTCAAACCCGAGTAAGTTAAGTCGAAGCAATGGCTTTACGCTTTTAGAGCTGCTGTTGGTGTTAGTGCTGGTTTCGGTCAGTGCGGTTGCCGTGATTTCAACATTTGTGAACTCGACAGAAGATCAGGCGAAAGAAGAGAGCCAGCGACTGTTCTTACAGCTGCAGCTGCTTAATGATGAAGCCCTGTTGAGTGGACATAACTACGGCTTACGAATAGACGAAAAACAGAATCGTATTCATCTAATGTCCCTTGGTGATGAAGGTTGGCAAGCGATGGAGCTAGAAGGCATGGCCAATGAAATCGCACTGCCTGACAGCTTAATGATGAGCATGGCTTTGGGTGGCGACGTTTGGTCAAATAATGAAAGTCTGTTTAACCCAGGCTCTCTGTTTGATGAGGACATGTTTGCAGATGTTGAGAACGACAGTAAACCTCGACCACCACAGATTTTTATTCTCTCAAGTGGTGAGATCACGCCCTTTAGTTTGAATATTTTGGCCAATGATGAACAAGTGAATGACGATAACTGGCGTATTGTCGTCGCAGAAAATGGCGTGATTCATCGCCTTGCTCCGGGCGAACCGGCTCCGGGGGAAGAGTAG
- the gspK gene encoding type II secretion system minor pseudopilin GspK, giving the protein MVKSRKASFARKQRGVAIIVVLMILAVMASIAASMSGRLFTQFKRATNQINYQQAYWYSLGVEALAVVGIEQSYKDSDTINTSQAWALEEQTYPLDYGVARGRIWDRQACLNLNAIGSATIPTNSNQRPYIMRVWQYLLEAMDVDNYLAETITDSTYEFIDPDNSTQTISGVEDSYYESVQPAYLTANSWIADSSELRAINGVTGEIMQKVAPMVCALPTDQWVLNVNTIEPHQAPLLEAMFHPHLSDSDAKNLIEGRPYDGWDSVDDFLAESEMSSVEAGVRDEAKAFLGVDSQYFELDAQVWVEQSRVRIRSLLYSDNRETASVVRRRFGGISERVSDRSTN; this is encoded by the coding sequence ATGGTTAAATCTCGTAAAGCCTCTTTTGCTCGTAAACAACGAGGCGTAGCCATCATCGTCGTGTTAATGATACTGGCAGTGATGGCGTCGATAGCGGCGAGCATGTCTGGGCGCTTGTTTACCCAGTTTAAACGCGCGACCAATCAGATTAATTACCAGCAAGCGTATTGGTATAGCTTGGGGGTTGAAGCTCTTGCTGTTGTTGGTATCGAGCAGAGCTACAAAGACAGTGACACGATTAATACCTCTCAGGCTTGGGCCCTAGAGGAGCAGACTTATCCTCTGGATTATGGCGTGGCGCGCGGGCGAATTTGGGATCGCCAAGCCTGTTTGAATTTGAATGCGATTGGCTCTGCAACGATTCCAACTAACTCAAACCAACGTCCCTATATTATGCGTGTATGGCAGTATCTTCTAGAGGCGATGGATGTCGATAACTACCTTGCGGAAACCATTACCGACTCGACCTATGAGTTTATCGACCCTGATAACAGTACACAGACCATTAGTGGTGTTGAAGATAGCTACTACGAGAGTGTGCAGCCGGCATATTTAACCGCAAACAGCTGGATTGCCGACAGCAGCGAGCTGCGAGCGATTAATGGTGTGACCGGTGAGATAATGCAGAAAGTGGCGCCGATGGTGTGTGCATTGCCAACAGACCAGTGGGTGTTAAATGTCAATACTATCGAGCCGCATCAAGCGCCATTGTTAGAGGCTATGTTTCATCCACACCTCTCTGACAGTGATGCGAAAAACCTGATTGAGGGACGCCCTTATGATGGATGGGATTCAGTTGATGATTTCCTTGCCGAGTCTGAAATGTCCAGTGTTGAGGCTGGTGTTCGTGACGAAGCTAAAGCCTTTTTAGGTGTGGATAGCCAGTATTTTGAGTTAGACGCTCAGGTTTGGGTTGAGCAGTCTAGAGTAAGAATTAGAAGCCTATTGTATAGTGACAATAGGGAAACAGCGTCGGTAGTACGCCGTCGTTTTGGAGGGATCAGTGAGCGAGTTTCTGACCGTTCGACTAACTAG
- the gspL gene encoding type II secretion system protein GspL, with translation MSEFLTVRLTSQPNSPVPWLVWSTQNNEVIASGELANASELETLQGYAQQRSVILLLSATDVALNRVEIPKGASRQFESMLPFLLEDELAQDVDDLHCTILNKKGDEAWVSAVDLSWFESTLNHCRELGFDVKKVMPDVLALPTNDEGLSAVQLGDEWLIKKGAELGAVVPAQWLSLTAQSSWVKADDEFLPLQAYTPLPELTLTDGQEWHNAPAELPMQLLATEAIASKTNLLTGVFKQSSSIMKHWKVWRKAAIAAGVLLVVLMGQYLLEIQRYESQASAYRAESERIFRDLTGKSRIPTTSYLRREMESEIARLSGGAGEDSLLNWFANLSSSLGARPAIELQSIRFDSSRGEVRLVAQGADFESFEKARTALAERFDVEQGPLNRNQEVVTGTFTIKAQ, from the coding sequence GTGAGCGAGTTTCTGACCGTTCGACTAACTAGCCAACCGAACTCTCCCGTTCCATGGTTGGTGTGGTCTACACAGAATAATGAAGTAATTGCTAGTGGTGAGCTAGCGAATGCATCAGAACTAGAGACGCTACAGGGTTATGCTCAGCAGCGTAGCGTTATTTTATTGCTATCAGCCACCGATGTGGCATTGAATCGCGTAGAGATACCAAAGGGCGCCAGTCGCCAATTTGAGTCAATGCTGCCATTTCTACTTGAAGATGAATTGGCGCAAGATGTCGATGACTTGCACTGTACCATTCTGAATAAGAAAGGGGATGAAGCGTGGGTGTCAGCTGTAGATTTATCTTGGTTTGAAAGCACCTTAAACCACTGCCGAGAGCTTGGTTTCGACGTTAAGAAAGTAATGCCAGATGTACTTGCGCTGCCAACTAACGATGAAGGTTTAAGTGCTGTTCAATTGGGTGATGAGTGGTTGATTAAAAAAGGCGCTGAGCTTGGCGCTGTTGTTCCAGCACAGTGGCTATCGCTGACTGCTCAATCAAGTTGGGTCAAAGCCGATGATGAGTTTTTGCCATTACAAGCTTATACCCCACTTCCTGAGCTGACTCTTACAGATGGGCAAGAGTGGCACAATGCACCCGCAGAATTACCAATGCAGCTTTTGGCAACAGAAGCGATAGCGAGTAAGACTAACCTGTTAACGGGCGTATTTAAGCAAAGCTCCTCAATCATGAAGCACTGGAAAGTGTGGCGTAAAGCCGCGATTGCAGCAGGTGTTCTTTTGGTCGTGTTGATGGGGCAATACCTGCTAGAGATCCAGCGCTATGAATCACAAGCAAGTGCTTATCGCGCCGAAAGTGAGCGTATCTTCCGTGATCTAACAGGGAAAAGCCGCATTCCAACGACCAGTTACTTGAGGCGTGAAATGGAGTCTGAAATTGCTCGCCTATCAGGTGGTGCCGGTGAAGATTCGCTACTGAACTGGTTTGCCAACCTGTCAAGCTCGCTTGGTGCGAGACCGGCGATTGAGCTTCAGAGCATTCGTTTTGACTCTAGCCGTGGAGAGGTACGCTTGGTCGCGCAAGGTGCTGACTTCGAGAGCTTTGAAAAGGCACGTACTGCGTTAGCGGAGCGCTTTGACGTTGAGCAGGGCCCTCTGAATAGAAATCAAGAAGTGGTAACCGGCACGTTTACCATTAAGGCGCAGTAG
- the gspI gene encoding type II secretion system minor pseudopilin GspI encodes MRRKTSGMTLLEVLVALAIFATAAIAVIRSVSQHINTLSYLEEKTFAAMVVDNQMAKVMLEPNRLRAQKGTEELAGRTWYWQVAPVKTSDNLLKAFDVSVATTKEGSPSVTVRSYVP; translated from the coding sequence ATGAGACGCAAAACATCGGGTATGACATTGCTTGAGGTATTAGTCGCTTTAGCGATTTTTGCCACGGCTGCTATAGCGGTGATCCGCTCGGTGAGCCAGCATATTAATACTCTAAGTTATCTTGAAGAGAAGACGTTCGCCGCCATGGTGGTGGATAACCAGATGGCAAAGGTGATGTTGGAGCCAAACAGACTGCGAGCACAGAAGGGCACTGAAGAGTTGGCGGGTCGAACTTGGTATTGGCAAGTCGCGCCAGTAAAAACCTCGGACAACTTGCTCAAAGCATTTGATGTGAGTGTCGCTACAACCAAAGAGGGTTCGCCTTCTGTTACGGTGAGAAGTTATGTCCCGTAG
- the cysQ gene encoding 3'(2'),5'-bisphosphate nucleotidase CysQ, producing MTTSNDLSPLLPNVIEIARSAGQLILDIYQKRQYEEFTKSDETPVTSADIAAHKLITKKLSELTPDIPVLSEEAADISLEKRSQWSRYWLVDPLDGTQEFIARSGDFATIIALIDNNQPIMGVVYAPVSGVTYYAYKDKGAWKIPEMAESVRIKSHQHPGKTQPIAIAISRRQDINRITNRMSPAWNYELVPLGSAALKACLVAEGAVDCYLRLGPTGEWDTAATQCIVEEAGGRILDTQLEPLSYNERDTLENPNFIVLGDESLDWGEILENKD from the coding sequence ATGACCACCTCAAACGACCTCTCCCCGCTGCTGCCCAATGTGATTGAGATTGCCCGCTCAGCAGGACAACTCATTCTCGACATTTATCAGAAAAGGCAGTATGAAGAGTTCACTAAGTCAGATGAAACCCCTGTCACCAGTGCCGATATTGCCGCGCACAAGCTCATTACTAAGAAGCTGTCTGAACTGACGCCTGATATTCCGGTTTTATCCGAGGAAGCTGCTGATATCAGCCTAGAAAAACGCTCTCAATGGAGCCGCTACTGGCTGGTTGACCCACTAGATGGCACACAAGAGTTCATTGCTCGCAGCGGCGACTTTGCGACGATTATTGCTCTAATCGATAACAATCAGCCTATTATGGGGGTGGTCTACGCGCCCGTATCCGGTGTCACCTATTATGCCTATAAAGATAAAGGGGCATGGAAAATTCCTGAAATGGCTGAAAGCGTGCGCATAAAGTCACACCAACACCCGGGTAAAACCCAGCCAATTGCAATTGCAATCAGTCGACGACAAGACATTAACCGTATTACCAATCGTATGAGCCCAGCATGGAATTATGAGTTGGTGCCTCTTGGCTCTGCGGCGCTCAAAGCTTGCCTAGTGGCTGAAGGTGCTGTGGATTGTTATCTAAGGCTAGGGCCTACGGGTGAATGGGATACGGCAGCGACGCAGTGTATTGTTGAGGAAGCCGGTGGGCGTATTTTAGATACCCAGCTTGAACCACTCTCTTACAATGAACGTGATACGTTGGAGAACCCGAATTTTATTGTGCTCGGTGATGAGTCATTAGATTGGGGCGAGATTTTGGAGAACAAAGACTAG
- a CDS encoding type II secretion system protein M, protein MMEQLATVKNWWQGLSQREQRLVGICVGFTLLGILYWGLVQPLQARAENARMRIDSERQLLSWVSSKADEVTELRAQGGIVTSNQPLNQLIYSSASRYQVEIIRMTPRDDMMQVWVQPIPFEQLLNWVIYLKEQQGVEVAFLDVDRTERTGVVDVKRLQFQKGGN, encoded by the coding sequence ATGATGGAACAGTTAGCAACCGTGAAAAATTGGTGGCAAGGTCTTTCTCAGCGCGAACAGCGCCTAGTTGGAATTTGTGTCGGGTTTACCTTGCTAGGTATTTTGTATTGGGGCCTGGTTCAGCCTTTGCAAGCGAGAGCTGAAAATGCCCGTATGCGCATCGACAGTGAGAGACAGCTATTAAGCTGGGTTTCAAGCAAAGCTGATGAAGTGACAGAGCTGCGTGCTCAAGGTGGTATTGTCACGAGTAATCAGCCGCTCAACCAACTGATTTACTCCTCTGCAAGTCGTTATCAAGTCGAGATCATCCGTATGACGCCGCGTGACGACATGATGCAGGTTTGGGTACAGCCGATCCCTTTTGAGCAGCTACTCAATTGGGTCATTTACCTTAAAGAGCAGCAAGGTGTTGAGGTCGCTTTTCTTGATGTTGACCGCACTGAGCGCACTGGCGTTGTTGATGTGAAGCGACTGCAGTTCCAAAAAGGGGGTAACTAA
- the gspE gene encoding type II secretion system ATPase GspE: protein MEAEVIHHRLPFSFANRFQMVLEHGDEGSVLYHLEPISMKALLEVQRVSPRAFTLHSMSKEAFDTKLTEVYQRDSSEARQLMEDIGADSDDFFSLAEELPQDEDLLESEDDAPIIKLINAMLSEAIKEGASDIHIETFEKSLSIRFRVDGVLRDILAPSRKLAPLLVSRVKVMAKLDIAEKRVPQDGRISLRIGGRAVDVRVSTMPSSHGERVVMRLLDKNATRLDLHSLGMTPATHENFRNIIARPHGIILVTGPTGSGKSTTLYAGLQELDSSESNILTVEDPIEFDIDGIGQTQVNPKVDMTFARGLRAILRQDPDVVMVGEIRDLETAQIGVQASLTGHLVMSTLHTNTAVGAITRLRDMGIEPFLISSSLLGVLAQRLVRTLCNDCKTPYQADNEQKKWFGVPAEQELTLYRPNGCEHCNNKGYRGRTGIHELLLVDEQVQELIHSEAGEQAIEKSVREHTPSIRQDGLSKVLQGKTSLEEVLRVTKEG from the coding sequence ATGGAAGCAGAGGTTATTCATCACCGTCTGCCTTTTAGCTTTGCTAACCGTTTTCAAATGGTATTGGAGCATGGTGACGAGGGCAGTGTTCTCTATCATTTAGAGCCTATCTCTATGAAAGCGCTGCTGGAAGTGCAGCGCGTGTCACCGCGTGCATTCACTTTGCACTCTATGAGTAAAGAAGCGTTCGATACAAAACTCACTGAGGTGTATCAACGTGATTCGAGCGAAGCGCGTCAGTTGATGGAAGATATTGGCGCTGACAGTGATGACTTCTTCTCGTTAGCTGAAGAGTTGCCGCAAGATGAAGACTTGCTCGAATCAGAAGACGATGCCCCGATCATTAAACTGATCAACGCGATGCTCAGTGAAGCCATCAAAGAAGGCGCATCGGATATCCATATCGAGACCTTTGAAAAATCTCTGTCGATTCGTTTCCGTGTCGATGGTGTATTGCGTGATATTCTAGCGCCAAGCCGCAAGCTTGCCCCGCTGCTTGTTTCGCGTGTCAAGGTAATGGCAAAACTGGATATTGCCGAGAAACGCGTGCCGCAAGATGGCCGTATCTCGCTGCGTATCGGTGGCCGTGCGGTCGATGTACGTGTATCAACCATGCCGTCTTCACACGGTGAGCGTGTGGTAATGCGTCTTCTTGATAAAAACGCGACGCGTCTAGACCTGCATAGCTTAGGCATGACGCCTGCAACCCATGAAAACTTCCGCAATATCATCGCTCGTCCACATGGGATTATCTTAGTTACTGGCCCAACCGGTTCTGGTAAATCAACAACCTTGTACGCGGGCCTGCAAGAGCTCGACAGCAGCGAAAGCAATATCTTAACCGTTGAAGACCCGATTGAATTTGATATCGATGGTATCGGTCAAACGCAAGTGAACCCAAAGGTAGATATGACGTTTGCTCGTGGTTTGCGTGCAATTCTGCGTCAAGACCCAGATGTCGTCATGGTGGGTGAGATCCGTGACTTAGAAACAGCGCAAATTGGCGTACAAGCCTCTTTGACGGGTCACTTGGTGATGTCGACGCTGCACACCAATACCGCTGTTGGCGCGATCACACGTCTGCGTGATATGGGAATTGAACCGTTCCTTATCTCTTCATCTTTGCTTGGCGTACTTGCGCAGCGCCTAGTACGTACTCTGTGTAATGACTGTAAAACGCCTTATCAAGCAGATAACGAGCAGAAAAAGTGGTTTGGTGTGCCAGCAGAGCAAGAGTTAACGCTTTACCGTCCAAACGGCTGTGAACATTGTAATAACAAAGGTTATCGTGGCCGTACCGGTATTCATGAGCTGTTGCTGGTGGATGAGCAGGTTCAAGAGCTGATTCATAGTGAGGCCGGTGAGCAGGCGATTGAAAAGAGTGTACGTGAGCACACCCCAAGCATTCGTCAAGATGGCTTGAGTAAAGTTCTGCAAGGGAAGACCTCTCTTGAAGAGGTGTTACGAGTCACTAAGGAAGGCTAA
- the nudE gene encoding ADP compounds hydrolase NudE, protein MKKRTLPNILETRVAAKSRLFTIEAQDLEFSNGEKRTYERMKPSGRHAVMMVPITDAGDILLVREYAAGTERYELGFPKGLIDLGETAEQAANRELKEEIGFGAKNLIPLKEVVLAPSYFSSKMTLFVVKDLYVEKLEGDEPEPLEVVRWPLAQAEELLTHLDFCEARSITALLLALRFLDSQ, encoded by the coding sequence TTGAAAAAACGGACCTTACCTAACATCCTTGAAACTCGCGTGGCCGCGAAATCTCGCTTGTTTACTATTGAAGCTCAAGATCTTGAGTTCAGTAATGGTGAAAAGCGTACCTATGAGCGCATGAAGCCGAGTGGCCGCCATGCGGTTATGATGGTGCCGATTACTGACGCTGGCGATATTTTACTTGTTAGAGAATATGCTGCTGGCACTGAGCGCTACGAGCTTGGTTTTCCAAAAGGGCTTATCGATTTAGGTGAAACCGCCGAGCAGGCCGCTAACCGAGAGCTAAAGGAAGAGATTGGCTTTGGTGCTAAAAACCTTATCCCGCTTAAAGAAGTGGTGCTCGCCCCCTCTTATTTCTCAAGTAAGATGACCTTATTTGTCGTTAAAGACTTGTATGTAGAAAAACTCGAAGGTGATGAGCCAGAGCCCCTTGAAGTGGTTCGCTGGCCATTGGCACAGGCAGAAGAGTTACTGACCCACTTAGATTTCTGTGAAGCCCGCAGTATCACGGCTCTGCTGCTTGCACTACGCTTTTTAGATAGCCAGTAA
- the gspF gene encoding type II secretion system inner membrane protein GspF has protein sequence MAAFEYKALDAKGKQKKGVIEGDNARQVRARLKEQGLIPVEVTETRAKSSKASSAKKVAFQRGISTPDLALITRQLSTLVQSGMPLEECLKAVSEQSEKPRIRNMLAAVRSKVTEGYTLADSLADYPHIFDELFRSMVAAGEKSGHLDAVLERLADYAENRQKMRSKLQQALIYPVVLVVFAVGIVAFLLAAVVPEIVGQFIQMGQDLPASTEFLLSSSDFVKEWGVAILISVIVLVYLAKFALSKPNIRLAWDKKIVAMPMMGRISKGLNTARFARTLSICTSSAIPILEGMKVAVDVMSNHFIKQQVTVASDNVREGASLRKALDQTKLFPPMMLHMIASGEQSGQLESMLTRAADTQDANFESTVNIALGIFTPVLIALMAGLVLFIVMATMMPILEMNNLMSG, from the coding sequence ATGGCGGCGTTTGAATACAAGGCACTGGATGCAAAAGGCAAGCAAAAGAAAGGCGTTATCGAGGGTGATAACGCCAGACAAGTGCGTGCCCGTCTTAAAGAGCAGGGCTTAATTCCGGTTGAAGTGACGGAGACTCGCGCAAAATCGAGCAAGGCCTCTTCGGCTAAGAAAGTCGCTTTTCAACGTGGTATCAGTACTCCTGATCTGGCTCTGATCACTCGCCAGCTGTCGACACTAGTACAATCGGGTATGCCACTCGAAGAGTGTTTGAAAGCGGTGTCTGAGCAATCAGAAAAACCACGTATTCGAAACATGTTGGCTGCAGTGCGATCAAAAGTGACCGAAGGTTATACCTTGGCAGATAGTCTGGCTGATTACCCGCATATCTTTGATGAACTCTTTCGTTCAATGGTGGCGGCAGGGGAAAAGTCAGGGCACCTTGATGCGGTACTTGAGCGTCTCGCTGATTACGCAGAAAACCGTCAGAAGATGCGCTCTAAGCTGCAACAAGCTCTGATTTATCCAGTCGTACTTGTAGTATTCGCTGTTGGTATCGTCGCGTTTCTGCTTGCTGCAGTGGTACCAGAAATTGTCGGCCAGTTTATTCAGATGGGGCAAGACCTGCCAGCATCAACCGAGTTCTTGCTTTCCTCGAGTGACTTTGTCAAAGAGTGGGGCGTCGCGATTCTTATTTCCGTCATTGTCTTGGTCTATCTTGCTAAGTTTGCTTTGTCTAAACCCAATATCCGTCTGGCTTGGGACAAAAAAATCGTTGCTATGCCAATGATGGGACGCATCAGTAAAGGGCTGAATACGGCTCGCTTTGCGCGTACACTTTCGATTTGTACATCTAGTGCGATCCCGATTCTTGAAGGGATGAAAGTGGCGGTGGATGTTATGTCTAACCACTTTATCAAGCAGCAAGTGACCGTCGCTTCGGACAATGTCCGTGAAGGTGCGAGTTTGCGTAAAGCGCTCGATCAGACCAAATTGTTCCCGCCAATGATGCTGCATATGATTGCCAGTGGTGAGCAAAGTGGTCAATTGGAATCGATGCTTACTCGCGCGGCAGACACACAAGACGCTAACTTTGAATCCACGGTGAACATTGCTTTGGGTATTTTTACTCCGGTCTTGATTGCATTGATGGCTGGCTTGGTTTTGTTCATTGTCATGGCGACCATGATGCCGATCCTAGAAATGAATAACTTAATGAGCGGCTAG